From a single Phragmites australis chromosome 7, lpPhrAust1.1, whole genome shotgun sequence genomic region:
- the LOC133924245 gene encoding protein EI24 homolog — MESLASQARPAAVLWLAGFLQAARLHRVVSFCASSRALSIRIAQCFLLNGLIFLGSLLILKSVVIPTLLWILPEQCNQLGGGHLCDHKVAVAMYSFLRSGLVEIFYVFWFYPLYIFSFILSALWYNDIAKHALDVVKSKSLDSTRALDAHNITEPEDRPEGFDRVALGIGEQVYSILLLTIFFVEVSVIGYVPYFGKAMNFLLLSLMYAYYCFEYKWNFFAVSLNKRLDFFESNWAFFAGFGGPCVLPIFFLSPLTSYGVMAILYPLFVLTAAGTQAEQAIDELKPAHEGKLQRIPVFFVAKKLTMQVLQLFPAAGKEE, encoded by the exons ATGGAGTCGCTTGCGTCGCAAGCGAGGCCTGCTGCCGTGCTCTGGCTCGCCGGCTTCCTCCAGGCCGCGCGCCTCCACCGCGTCGTCTCCTTCTGCGCTAG CTCGAGGGCTCTTTCCATCAGGATCGCGCAGTGCTTCCTGCTCAACGGACTCATCTTCCTGGGAAG CTTGCTAATCCTGAAATCGGTGGTCATTCCGACGCTATTGTGGATACTACCTGAGCAATGCAATCAATTGGGGGGAGGACATCTTTGTGATCACAAGGTGGCTGTAGCTATGTATTCATTCTTACGCTCTGGTCTTGTTGAGATTTTCTAT GTATTTTGGTTTTATCCACTTTACATCTTCAGCTTCATATTAAGTGCACTTTG GTATAATGATATTGCCAAGCATGCTTTGGATGTTGTGAAAAGTAAGAGCCTAGATTCGACTCGAGCATTGGACGCTCACAACATAACTGAACCAGAAGATCGGCCTGAAGGATTTGACAG GGTTGCACTTGGTATTGGAGAGCAGGTCTATTCAATCCTTCTTTTGACTATTTTCTTTGTTGAG GTATCAGTGATTGGTTATGTACCTTACTTTGGCAAGGCAATGAACTTCCTGCTCCTGTCTTTGATGTATGCCTACTACTGCTTCGA GTACAAATGGAACTTCTTTGCAGTGAGTCTGAATAAGAGGCTTGATTTCTTTGAGTCAAATTGGGCCTTCTTTGCTGGATTTG GTGGTCCATGTGTCCTTCCAattttcttcctctctcctcttaCAAGTTATGGAGTTATGGCTATACTTTACCCATTG TTTGTCTTGACTGCTGCAGGCACTCAAGCTGAGCAGGCAATTGATGAACTGAAACCTGCACACGAAGGGAAACTACAAAGAATACCTGTGTTCTTTGTCGCAAAGAAACTAAC GATGCAAGTACTGCAATTGTTTCCAGCGGCAGGGAAAGAAGAATGA
- the LOC133924244 gene encoding uncharacterized protein LOC133924244: MATALNRGLRSGIRLLAAGAEASKPASRGFHATGVKRMGGHGHDEPYYLHAKHMYNLHRMKHQGLKATLSVLGVVGIGVGVPIYAVIFQQKKTASA; encoded by the exons ATGGCGACGGCGCTCAACCGCGGCCTCCGCTCCGGGAtccgcctcctcgccgccggcgccgaggcaTCCAAGCCAG CTTCTCGTGGATTCCATGCCACTGGTGTGAAGAGGATGGGAGGGCATGGCCATGATGAGCCATACTACCTCCATGCCAAGCACATGTACAACTTGCACAGGATGAAGCATCAGGGGCTGAAGGCAACTCTTTCGGTGCTGGGAGTAGTTGGCATCGGTGTTGGAGTCCCCATATATGCAGTCATTTTTCAGCAGAAGAAAACCGCCTCAGCTTGA
- the LOC133924243 gene encoding protein disulfide isomerase-like 5-2 → MATRDLPPPVLFPLLHLLLLLLLPLSVRAAAAGDEFPRDGRVIELDESNFERALGAIDFLFVDFYAPWCGHCKRLSPELDEAAPVLAGLSEPIFVAKVNADKYRKLGSKYGVDGFPTLMLFIHGVPIEYTGSRKADQLVRNLKKFVAPNVSILESDSAIKNFVENAGTSFPIFLGFGVNESLIAEYGGKYKKRAWFAIAKGFSDDIMVAYDFDKVPALIAIHPKYKEQSLFYGPFEGNFLEDFVRQSLLPLTVPINTETLKMLNDDERKVVLAILEDDSDDKSAQLVKVLRSAANANRDLVFGYVGVKQWEEFVETFDISKSSQLPKLLVWDRNEEYELVDGSEKLEEGDQASQISQFLEGYRGGRTTKKKVSGPSFMGFLNSLVSMNSLYILIFVVALLVVMVYFAGQDDTPQPRRVHEE, encoded by the exons ATGGCGACGAGAGACCTTCCGCCGCCGGTGCTGTttcccctcctccacctcctcctcctgctgcttctTCCGCTCTCCGTCCGCGCGGCCGCTGCCGGCGACGAGTTCCCGCGCGACGGGCGGGTGATCGAGCTTGACGAGAGCAACTTCGAGAGGGCGCTGGGGGCCATCGACTTCCTCTTCGTCGACTTCTACGCGCCCTGGTGCGGCCACTGCAAGCGCCTCTCCCCCGAG TTAGATGAAGCTGCGCCGGTGCTGGCAGGATTGAGTGAGCCCATCTTTGTTGCCAAAGTAAACGCTGACAAGTACAGGAAACTTGGATCAAAATATGGAGTAGA TGGGTTCCCTACTCTGATGCTTTTTATCCATGGTGTCCCGATCGAATACACTGGTTCGAGGAAAGCTGACCAGCTTGTCCGCAATCTGAAGAAGTTTGTTGCACCCAATGTCTCTATCCTTGAGTCGGACTCTGCAATAAAGAACTTTGTTGAGAATGCTGGTACAAGCTTTCCTATATTCCTTGGTTTTGGGGTGAATGAGTCGTTGATTGCTGAATATGGAGGGAAATACAAGAAAAGGGCATGGTTTGCCATTGCAAAAGGTTTTTCTGATGATATCATGGTAGCATATGATTTTGATAAGGTGCCAGCACTAATTGCAATCCATCCAAAGTATAAGGAACAAAGTTTATTCTATGGCCCATTTGAAG GAAATTTCTTGGAAGATTTTGTACGACAATCCCTACTCCCTTTGACTGTCCCGATCAATACAGAGACACTTAAAATGTTGAATGATGATGAGAGGAAAGTTGTTCTTGCAATTTTGGAGGATGACTCGGATGATAAATCTGCACAGCTGGTAAAAGTTTTGAGGTCTGCTGCTAATGCAAACCGTGATTTGGTGTTTGGATATGTTGGAGTCAAGCAATGGGAGGAGTTTGTGGAGACTTTTGATATTTCCAAGAGCTCACAGCTGCCAAAGCTACTTGTGTGGGACAGAAATGAGGAATATGAACTA GTGGATGGTTCAGAGAAATTAGAAGAAGGTGACCAAGCATCCCAAATAAGCCAATTCCTTGAGGGATACAGAGGAGGAAGAACCACAAAGAAGAAAGTCAGTGGCCCTTCTTTCATGGGTTTCTTGAACTCTTTGGTCAGCATGAACTCTTTGTACATCCTTATATTTGTTGTCGCTCTTCTTGTTGTCATGGTGTACTTTGCTGGGCAAGATGATACGCCTCAGCCAAGACGGGTTCATGAAGAGTGA